CTTTTTAAGAGATGGAGTGCTTATATGTGAAAATGATATTAACTTGTTAACAAGAATATTAATCGAAgcaatatattttaagttgttttctttaataaaaattataaaaaaaaaaatttatttgttatattcAAATATGGATagcaatataaataaaaaaatttttagaagtattattaattcaatagaaaaaaaaggaaaaatgaaaacaagTAAATTGAGAAAGCTAACAGAGGATAGTTCTGAATAtagtaaattaaaattttttaacactaaaaaaaaaaaaaaacatcgCATAAATTTTCAGAATAGTGTAAGCTTTATAAATGGAttagataaagaaaataatgatttaaacGAATGTGCAGATGGAAAagtaaatgaagaaaatattgaTACGAAAAATTCAtcagaaatatttaaaaatagagATGAAATAATGTTTGATAATTATGTGAATAatgaaagtaataaaaataatatgaatattaaagaaaatgaaaaaatatatagtaatAGCACATTAAGTTTGcataatataaatacaagtgatgattataatataacaaataattatgtaaataaaagtgaaaatatatataataaaaattctatttataaaaattgctTAAAAGagaatattaataaagacaattttatatctttagaaaatatgaaattaaaagatatagATTCTAAGTATGTTTCCTTttcagaaaataataaaatttttttatacaataaTAATGGTTAGTTACTTTATTAAGatgattatttattaaaagaaaaatatatatatatatatatatatatatatatatatatatatatatatataggaattaatatatatttttttataaattttttttttttaagattcGGAAACATTTAATGGTGGTGAACaagtaaatgaaaattttggGAAATTTCATTTTGATATTATTAACAAAAGCTAtgcaaataataataataataataacaataataattataaatataataacatGAATAGACCACAAAATcacattttaatatattcagAAATAGATGATGTAGAAGAAACATCACATTTTCCAATTGTTTCGAATATAAATTTAGGAGAACAAATATTTAGTACAACTGTTGATTTTTAATCTTTCCTTtgtgtttttattattttaagatgtttttaagatatatatgtatattttattttattttgttttttttttttttttttaatttttaagtaaTAATGAACCTTATTTTTGCAAATTATATTGCACTTCAAAAAGTCTGCGAGggtacataaatatttatgtaattatAATACACAAACTTATTTTCccttttttctatattttatttttatttgaataaaaacGTGTTTaagtgttttttttttttaataattttttttttttttttcaaataatcaCATAgaaattttgtatatattttagattctttttttatgttttaaatttttttgaaagatGTATTGATAAGTTTTTTAATAGaacaataataaatttatatatataatgaaagcAAGACATATTTATTCTAATTAAATGCAAAGTGCTCATACATATTTGCAACTAAGCATAAATATGTATgtgctttatttttatgaacgAAAATAGCTTATGATATTTAATAGAGAacgtaattaaaaaatatataataaattaaaaattagttTTAGAAAAATTTTGGTAAGGTAAAATAACTTATTAACATTTCGAAATAATTATAGTGAACAATTTTAGTATGTATTGTATATACTTAACGCTATAACCTTTTAAGTGTAATatgttataaaatattaaagatttttcttttaatttttttagaacGGTAAATAATTTgccctaaaaaaaaaaaatagaataaagcATATTTTTAAGAGTACATAGAATTTCTtagtaataattaaaaaaaaaaaataaagagcagaacacatttttaaaatataatgtccaatttaaagaatatatattttttcatttattattcagttttttttttctttttcagtATTCTctttgtattttatttacCATACAAtcatttagaaaaaaaaaaaaaaaagttgaaatatcagaaattttaaaaataaaataattataaatgaaagtGGGTGTAAACAAATCAAATATTGattagttatatatatataatatatgtaatttatttattctctTTTCATTTaagaattaaatttaatacaaggaaaaatgttatttttaaaaaaccgaatttatatataaaaattttggaaaatacaataaaaaagagtaattttttaatatataaaaaaaaaaaattgaaaatttacTGTATGCAGCGTTAATCTtatgaaattaatatattatttatcatATGTATTTTTCCACATTCATAAATTTGAtagttataaatttaattttatgttttaaatttgttctagttttttgttttacaaaaaaaaaaaacaaaaagaaaaaactatcattttttaataaaaatttatgaaaaataaagtgtactaattttaattttttttttttttttttgaacttttgaaaaaaaaaaattatgaacatTTTTATGCTTGTGCACATTATAAATAGTGTATTAGAAtaaaattgttttattaataatggtttttttataagttctcatgtatatatatatatatattttttttttatattataaaataattcatttaatccatctatatattattatatttatatacattaaaaaaattagattaTTCTTgtcaaattattttattttattttatttttatttttatttttattttttttttataaataggaattaatgtaaaattataacaaaaatattgaaaaaagctatcacaaatatattttggtttttataattcttttttgcTTTATTCAGAATTTtgtcattttttatatattttagaatttttttttttttttattttatgttataaaatactaatttttctttattttcatgtacttttttacattttttataatattttttttacatttgaTATTTTCAGCTATAAAAACAattgttaataataatttatatattttatatatattattttaatactattatattgttaatatattattttattaatttttattattattaattatactatattacttttttttttttccttcttttttttcttccttttttttcttttttttttttttttctttttttttgtagtaattatattattagtatattatttttattgttataatTGTTACAATTATTGCTATTATTACTAataatagtatttttttattttcactttttctattttcatatatataattaatagtaattttataattattattactattattattttaatagttATTAGAgtcttttataattattacgattattataattattatactgtaatttttattatttattattattattatgtttaattgtgataaattaaaaatacaatgGATGTTTtcaaattgaaaaaaatcttatataaatttttagaaaatgaaaatgaattacAAATAAATTATGATACTAATGAAGATCAAGCATACTTTAAAGAGATAAAAGGAagctcaaaaaaaaattccagtaatatatataggccatataattatgaattaaatagaacattagaaaaaaagaaaggaTTCTTAGATATAGAAATGTCATCAAAATATGAGCTTTTTCGTTTCTTTAGTaagtattattataataaagaatttttaggagaaagaaaaaaagaaataaataataacaaaGTAGTATTAGGGGGATATACTTTTAAAACATATGGAGAAGTAAAAAATGAGATAGAAATATTAGCATCAGCTCTTTATCAATTTGAAAatattgaatataatatttttgatgATAATggaatatataataaattaaaaatattaggaATTTGGTCAAAAAACAGAATAGAATGGTTCACTACTGATATGGCTTGCTCAGCTATTGATTTTGTAACTGTTCCAATTTATGATACAATGGGAATAAATTCAgttaagaatatttttaaaacaacAAGAATGAAAATATGTTGTATTGAAGCAGAAAAATTGGAATGcctaataaaattaaaagatgagttgaatgaattaaatatattaattatttatgatGAGTGGagtttaaaagaagatataaaagaaaaagctAATGAAGCTGGATataaagtatatttttataaagacTTAAttgatgaatataaaaataagaacaTCATTCCCCAGTATTATCATTACGATAAAACATTCCCTAATGGGAACAATAGAAATAATAGTAGtgaaaacaataataatgataataataaattatcaagaaataaaaaggaCAAATATAGTTCTGATAATAATAGTGATACGGATAGCTTCAatcaaaaacaaaataagataagaaaaatttcaaatgaaaatgaggaaaatgaaaaaatggaTAAtcgaaataataaaaaagatataaatgaaaatgaggaagaagaaattagtgaaaaaaataataattctacTCAGAATAATATAGAAGAAACAGATACGAATTtagtgaaaataaaaaaaaacaaaggCAATATAAATGATGTGTGTACAATAATATTCACTTCAGGTTCATCAGGCACTCCAAAGGGTGCTATGATAAcacattataattttattacatttttacaAAGTTATTTAATAGATGGCAATAGATTAGGATTAATGAAATATGATGTTATTTTTAGTTATTTACCTTTAGCGCATGTATATGAGCGATTTATTGAATTTGCCGTATGTTTTTTTGGAGCAAAAATTGGATATTTTTCtggaaatataaaagaattgGTCAATGACATGAACGAATTGAAACCaacatttttaataactGTTCCTagaatattacaaaaaatttatgataaTATTATGGAAGGTTTAAAAAATAGATCTTTTATAACAAGAATTCTAGTAAAAACagcaataaaaaataagaaaaatatttatttaaaaaattctaagAAGTTTAGTCACAAAGTTTATGATTTAATTTTACAACCAATTAGAAATAAATTCGGAGGAAATATAAGAACACAAGTAATGGGTTCTTCGTCAATGGATAAAAATAAGCTCACTGAATTACAAATGATTTTTTCATCTCCTATATCGGAAGGATGGGGAATGACTGAAGTAGGTATTAGTTTTTTACAAAATCGATTTGACAGCACTAAGGGAACAATTGGTGGCCCTTTTTCTAATGTTGAATTTAAAGTTTCTAAGGTAGAAAATACAGAATATGATCCTAAGAATTATCCCAATAAAGGTGAGTTATATATTAGGGGAAGTGGTGTTATGGCTGGATATTTTCGAAACGAAGAACTGACTAAAAAGTCATTTGATGAAGatggtttttttttaacaggAGATGTTGTCGagataaatgaaaataataaatatgttaGAATTATTGATAGAgcgaaaaatatttttaaattagctCAAGGGGAATATATAGAACCggaaaaattagaaaatatatattcaaataGTTTTTATATAGAGAATATATTTGTTCATGGATATAGCTATGAAAATGAATTAGTTTCTATCATTGTCCCTAACCAGAACAGTGTCCTTGATTATGCTAAACGAAATAATCTGAATTTGCCTTATGAAGAACTACTAAAATCTGATGCTATTCATAAACTCTTTTTTGAAGaacttttaaatatttccaAAGTTAATAATCTGAATGGAATTGAAAAAATTcgtttatttcatttaacgCATATTCCATTTACTGTAGATAATAAACAACTTACCCCAACACATAAAATTGTTAGAAATGTTATTTTAAAGGATTATGAAAACATTGTTAATGATTTGTACgaaaacagaaaaaaataatttatttgtaattttttttttttatttggtaTTTTCCCCACATATActattatacatatatatatatacatgtattgttatttcacttttattttaataatcattacatttttttttttttaattaaaaaaaagagaaaagaaaagaagactttttatattaaaaaatgttacttatttaattttttatttaaatgcaTACGCTTGTCATTTCAATGTTaactttatttaaatatataaaatgttaAATTCAGCAACTTAATAATTTTGTGACAAaatgcaatttttttttttttttttaatttttattttaacatatatttttgtatctagaaaaatatgtatcgttttttttatttattcgtTAAATTTTATGCATTACGAGGGCCAATAAGTAGCACAAAGCTTTGCTGTAAGATTATCATATTGTCTTAAAAGGATTTATTACATTGAGCAAAACTTTATTATAAAGTAatatatgtttaaaaaaaaatttgtaaatatatttgttttaaactttaataaaatttacatGAGAAATAACAAGATTGaactaaataaaaacaaaaaaaaattactaataCATGTTCATGCTATAGTaacgaaaaaataaaataatgaagtaataaaaaaatagaatctTTATTACCTACTtatggaaaaaaataaatacgctttaatttttttttttttttttctaactaaatttttttttcttagttTTCGGATGCTATTCTCATCAATGCATGATGCACTTTTTAAAATGATACacaaaaatatgtaaaattaatatattaataggAAGAAAAATCATATTAAaggataatataaaaaatattctcataaatatattttttatttcaacaTGTTCTAGAACGCAAAGATTTATTcttgttttaaaaaacaatttttcctttttctttaacttaatagaaattaataattctttgtaCTTATCGAAATTATTTGAAGAAAACTAAATGCTGAATTAGACcattatgtatttatataaaaaagtctTTAAATTAAGtagaattattaatattaatttatatatatataaattttgttttgtaaaaatataaaaagagataaaagtatattaaaattttaaaacaataaaaattgcataaaaaaaaatgatattttttttaaacatgaAAATTAGCTATTATAGctgtatatttaaaaaataaaaataaaaagtaaaaatataaatgcaTGACTTCAAGtttgaattaaatatatttttcctaattttttttaattaaagcaatgttagaaaaaaaaaaaatatgacaTCTTAAATCTGGACAATTCtataaatacataataaaacgtatttttttttttttttttcatttataaaatttcattaaagTGCTAAATTATCCAAGAATTTTCAAAtacttataattttatataacggatatatttatatatatgtatatgtatacattattttaattatatatgaaaaaaaaaaaatcataaaaacaaaaaagaaatataaatttttaccATATTTTAAGTTTTGCAGCTAtgttaattaaaatatcCAATTTAAATAACTTAGTTCTTGAacagaaatatataataatacttCCCATAAATTTACGAAACacactttttttcttttattttttagtttttactgataaataattttatgaaatttattgtcttcattaatattaaacGTTAAAGTATATTTAGTAAACCTAATTTCTTAGTGTAATGGTCATTTAAAAGCATACTaaaaatctttatttttaatatggTTTGCTTCTTTATTAGATAAATAaacattttaataataaataattattatttatttccgTTTATGTAAGATtcgaataaattaaaattcatatattatcaatattataaaaaataatttttgttattatttccaaaatttaaattttgtaaTTCGTATGCATTCttagtaaatatattaaattaaatacaaataacataattttttttttactgaaaaatctaaaaaaagaaataaaaaaaaaaaaaattttatttatttcattttaaaaatttgtaaaaattatgtttttaGTTATTATAGCATAATAAAAAGTACTtcatatattcatatatatatatatttatatttatatttttccttttcataatttagattatttttaatttaaatattcttttgaataatgaaaatcataaaaaaaggaaaaatattttaataaatcatttattatttatctataatttttttttcttgcaTTTTTTACCTTAATgattgatatatatatatatatatttccatattttatattttatgactatttttttttttctagaaACAATCTAgaatatatgtttatatattttgcaatataaaatatgaaatcggatttttgaattaatttttcaaatgctttatatattataaatataattttaaattaattctttattctttctttttaattgatTATATGATATTAATGATGAAGAGCGATTTGGAACGGGGTAATTCCCATGCAATACAACAGTTTCATATCCATTAGAATTTGAAAGACATACATCATAATCTTTTCTATTCAAAGAAATAGAACCAAtactacttttatttttaataattttatctgAATATTTGTCATCAATTTTTAGCATTGtatcataatattttttatgatttttgTAATTACTTTTACTATTTTTGCGTGAAAtggaattattattataattattattatcattattttcaatattataatgtttacattttttacataaatcCTGTTCAGCTACTTTTTGAATAAtactttctttatttttaagttCATTAACATTTGCCGTTATATGCATGTCGGTAAATTTGGGCAAGAACCATGGGTGCCCTAATGCTTGTAAAGCAGTACATCTATCATCTGGATTTTTGCTACACATCCACAATATAATCTCTTTTACACTATCGGATTTATTTACCCAATGTTTTGTGTTAAAGCTTATATGGCatctcatattttttttaaaaatttcttttacaTTATTTCCTCTGAAAGGAGGATAACCACAaagtatattaaataaaataacaccTAAACTAAATATATCAACTTTTGTTCCATAAGAGGCATATTTCAAAATTTCAGGAGCAACATAACCTGGAGATCCACATCTCATATTCATTGAA
The sequence above is drawn from the Plasmodium relictum strain SGS1 genome assembly, chromosome: 14 genome and encodes:
- a CDS encoding acyl-CoA synthetase, putative; the protein is MDVFKLKKILYKFLENENELQINYDTNEDQAYFKEIKGSSKKNSSNIYRPYNYELNRTLEKKKGFLDIEMSSKYELFRFFSKYYYNKEFLGERKKEINNNKVVLGGYTFKTYGEVKNEIEILASALYQFENIEYNIFDDNGIYNKLKILGIWSKNRIEWFTTDMACSAIDFVTVPIYDTMGINSVKNIFKTTRMKICCIEAEKLECLIKLKDELNELNILIIYDEWSLKEDIKEKANEAGYKVYFYKDLIDEYKNKNIIPQYYHYDKTFPNGNNRNNSSENNNNDNNKLSRNKKDKYSSDNNSDTDSFNQKQNKIRKISNENEENEKMDNRNNKKDINENEEEEISEKNNNSTQNNIEETDTNLVKIKKNKGNINDVCTIIFTSGSSGTPKGAMITHYNFITFLQSYLIDGNRLGLMKYDVIFSYLPLAHVYERFIEFAVCFFGAKIGYFSGNIKELVNDMNELKPTFLITVPRILQKIYDNIMEGLKNRSFITRILVKTAIKNKKNIYLKNSKKFSHKVYDLILQPIRNKFGGNIRTQVMGSSSMDKNKLTELQMIFSSPISEGWGMTEVGISFLQNRFDSTKGTIGGPFSNVEFKVSKVENTEYDPKNYPNKGELYIRGSGVMAGYFRNEELTKKSFDEDGFFLTGDVVEINENNKYVRIIDRAKNIFKLAQGEYIEPEKLENIYSNSFYIENIFVHGYSYENELVSIIVPNQNSVLDYAKRNNLNLPYEELLKSDAIHKLFFEELLNISKVNNLNGIEKIRLFHLTHIPFTVDNKQLTPTHKIVRNVILKDYENIVNDLYENRKK